GTCAAAGACATGGATGACATTCATGTATGTTCCTCATGTTTAATGATAAACAGACAGACCAAGGCGTCAAACAGGCAGCCAGCCCCCCCAGTACGAGAGTCcgaccccccctccccccgataTGGACTGTGACATCAGAGGGCCAGCCAAGAACACCTGCCCCATGCAGCTGGTCGCAGACTACAGATTCTTCACTGAGATGGGCCAGAAAAGCCTGCGCCAGACTATCAACTATCTGGTAGGTTATGTGTAATAGTGCTGTACCATAGGTTTGAGTGCTATTCTTAGTCTAGTAAAACTGTTAGCAAGATGGGCCAGAACAGCCTGTGCAAGACTATCAACTACCTGGTAGGTTATGTGTTGTAGTGCTGTACTATAGGTTTCAGTGCTGTTCTTAgtcttacatgtaggtaaaacTGTCACAGTGGTGAGATGTGTATTGTATAATTTCTTGTAAAACCATCAAACAATgccaaaatgtcatttttatttccagATCAACCTGATCGAAGGCGTGGACAGAATATTCCGCTGTACACAGTGGGGGAAGGACATGGGAGGCTTCGGCTTTGAGATCAAGGAGGTgagtaactggaagaaaagattaTAGCAGATAAATAGCTTAtcagatttgaagaaagtaataacttgaaagttgggcaacctgaaatgttgatggcacaacATGGCTTATGACTGCGGTTGCCACCAGGGCAACTTGGTTAAaagaagtatttcgagcactatcttattacctggatgtctaacctctaTCAACGcttcatacacatacatgtacagagctcgaaatacttttttctgcatacctgcactggtgcaggtaacattgaaaattacctgcaccagacaaattttccCTTCcccactatgaatttaggaagtatggattatacTGAAATtattcagaaaccattgctattttttcttttatatttcataggtggtaacagtcactacagatgataaCAATCTATATACAGATTCATTggacatatatgtataaaacccagtacatggaccagtgcaggttaggtgtagctggtagacaccagaaatacctccATAtcaccaattttacctgcactaacctgcatatgtaggtggtatttcgagccctgatgtaactgtacatttttgtcagaTCAAAGTGCATGAAGAGCCCACCCCACCCACTGGCACTGAATGCTACAATATGGAGCATGGCAGGTTAAAGACCTGCTGGCTGTAAGTACTTTATCATGTCCTCTGTCTTTTGTCAGATCAAAGTACACGAGGAGCCCACCCCTCCCGGTGGTGCGGAACTGTACAACATGGACATGCAGGGGGTCACATGGCAAGTTAGGGATCTACTGGCGGTAAGTACTGTACTGTGGATGACTTTAAGTTcaggttgatttgattttgtagtactagtaggaaGAAATTGGAGGATTCAAGTTCGCTGTGGAAGCTATAGTAGTGctacaatcatatacatgtactggtagtGGAAATGCTATGAATGCAAGTTCTGCAATTTAGGGACTGTaagatatttatcagggggggagggctggtgcgttagggggggagggccatgttaattttttttgaggtggggggagggccatgttaaatTTTTCTAagatagggggagggccatgttaatttttttgaaagaaaaatttatactatttttgttttgatatcttgacatggccctaaaactgataaaataagccttctgaatagcctaaaatgtaACAGCTTCCGGGGGGGGCTTAAGTCCCCCaaaaagtggcgctgccctggaccagcgttcccgccaggcatacgtcattccgtcttgGGACttattttttctggaaagacgcactcggctcgggtGAGCGTGTCCgtaaaaaatctgaaagaaaggctgacctgtaccaccggtgtggaatctttttaaaaatctatctttatacgaaggaatcctacctttacaatttatactggGGCatgggcggagcgcggcacgttttagaTATATTGGTAGCCGCCCAgagccgcccgtgtcgtctggcaagtttcttccccaacaatttactattaaacgGTTTCCTCAACTACGCGCGGTGCGCGGTAATTATGCGAAGAATCCAAAGCTataaactttatttttatttttatttacaacatttcttttgtttcaaaagggcaaaatttgcggcagaaaaggggccgcaatattgttgtcaagcgtcgatcgagtcggctgtgcactccgtggcacatggcgcggcacgcccccctccccagacggactgtcgatcgcagcgcccagcacgttgggacgtcttttctggctactccttcaaggctacaccggcactgatcactgccaaagacgcagcagatcgccTTCCTTcgtatattgtacatttgtataacgttcttggtctatgtaaaaaaagaaatccagccaaatatttcacgccgaaaacggggttacctgaggttgCAGGAAACGAACGCACGCTCCTgaaaaatgacggcgcggcccgCCCGTGTAAAACCCGACCAATTTAATtaattttagtaaaatcatcggcaaagtagaagaaaaaaaaacacaaggtgtgatggcgtcGTTATTCTAtgctctggaaaaactactagtattttgatgCGGGAGGACGCaccatcgatcgcacgaggtagtcATTTTTTTACTCAGTCAATGCCGGAAGAAAATtagcaggatttttccatgggctgacaaactcactggctagagccctgtttcgaagcatcaataacccaaaattttcaaatagacatgactggacaataatacccgggccagatcactgacggctgattccccgtgcttatagttattttgtttattctGAATAACGGGAGTAGAAAAAGGCAaacggcatccaatctcaagggcataattttcctctcaaattgcaggaaattctgctttagagggtttgaaaatccaaattttcccgggggagcatgaccccggacccctgccccgacgatgtgaaaaaatcctggcaagaacactggcTACACCAGGTGGACGCCGGgtgcccttgtgccctgacgtctatattacTTTAACTTTATTACTTTAAgtttttatcggttgtttttctacccttttaatgatgcctgtcggggggagggccatgttgatttttttgggggggagggggagggtcacgttaattttttttgagatgggggggagggccatgaaaaaaatttttgatcAGACTtccaacgcaccagccctccccccccgataaatatcgtgcGGTCCCTTATGCGAGTGATTTACTGAAAATGCAAttattgttttcctttttatGTTTTGCATTGTGAGAGTACAAAATTGTATGTTATTGAGAAGCTATAAAAAAGTATACTCCCTGTTTTAAAATTTTGCTCTTTGACTTGTTATTTGATAGAAAGTGTGTCATGTGTTCTTCCTGTTCTAGAGAACTTTTTCTATGACTACATTACGTTCCTTAGGTTCTTGAGTTCTGCTCCAGAACCTATAGAACCATGGCTGCAGTTCAAGTGAGTTCTGACACTATGTTCAGTGTTCATCTCCTAGAACTTGCTTCTATGACCACAGTAAGTGAGTTCTATATGTTCCTGTGTTCTGCTGCTATTGTAGAACTTCAGCCTCCATGACTACAGTGAGTTCTGCCTGGCACATCTCTTCACATACCAAGACTTTGACCTCGGCGTTCTGGGACTGGGCTGGGTCGGAACTGACCGGAAAGCGGGCATCGGGGGAATCTGCACGGATGGTAGGTCAAAGTTTCAGGTTCAAGGGTCATCCGGATCATGTTTACAGGTCATAGTTCAGAGGTCATTTGATTTACTAACTGAACTTGATCATACAAGccatcgctgttgttgtttatatccggggtattgggCGACAAtttggtgcctaccaggacgtcagtacaTTGGAGCAATggctttttaacctccttgattggattaaaaattgatatttatatTAGTagctcaaattactggttaatatgtaaatcaagcttttgccaaacacctgctttttgcctaccactgcgtcaccgtgacatcatcgcgatcgctcgtattcagTGTTCAAGGTCATAGTTTATAGGTCGTTTGTATGTCACAGGTTGAAGGTCTCAGACAAGAGTTCCTTTCAGAATCAAAGCTTGATAATTTTGACTGCTTTGCATACATGGAAGTTGTTACATGTTTGATTTCATCATAGAACTAAGACTAAGAACTATTCTGTGTAGAAACAAATTCAAAAACAAGTCTGGGGTAAAAAATCTACTCTTTGGGTTGGTCAAGTCCATCAATTCAACATGCATATATTTTTGGTGACAcccttttgtgttggaagtatATCTTGCCTGTTAAAACTGCATACTCATCGCTAACAGAACTTGAAAGGCTACATTTGCAGATTAACCATAATATGATATCTATGTCACTTGCAGTGTAGGTATTTTGATAACTTGCTTTGCACTTTGCAAACTTTGTTCATTGCCATATAACCACAGTAACACTTAACAACTTCATATCTTTTTTCATCTGATATACAAGTAAAAGTTCCTGTTTAATAATCATCTAGTACTTAATATATTGTACTAGAAAACTATTGCTTGCTTATTATTTGGTAGCAAGTGGAAATACTAGAAAAATTAACCAATCAGAGCAGCTCATTGCATTAAATATCATTGAAATGCTGATGACATCATTGGCCAATCACAGGAGATCTTAGGGTACAgctcaaccaatcagaagagTCCACATAAAATACTAACCAAATTGTAACCAATCAGAACAGCATACTGCATTTGTCATTGAGCTGCTAATGCCATCATTGGCCAATCACAGAAGGTCTTAGGATACAGATCAACCAATCAAAAGAGTCTACAGGAAATACTAACCAACTTTTAACCAATCAGAGCAGCTCACTGTATTTGTCCTTGAGATGATGTCAtcattgaccaatcacagaacATTTGAGTGTACAGCTCAACCAATTAGTTAGTTAGGAACAGTCCACAGGAAATACTGGCCAATCAGAGCAGCATGTTGCATTGCTCCCCAACAATGAGTGGGGCAGAAAAAAAATCCCTAATTGAAGATCTAGACAACCCTGGTAGAGACTTGAACCCTACCATGCATGCTTGTTGTCTGACTCAAAGAACCCGGCATGTTTTTGTTCTAGAGTTGAGGTGCACCGATGACCGGTCAGAATGGGAAGTTTGCAGAAATGCATATGGTAAGACTCAGTCTGCCAGCTGTCGGATGAAATCTCAAGACATCTTCAAGACATCCTCTGTGTCTCCTTTCCTGGATCTTTACGTTTAAGGAACTCTCTGGCAGGATTTTTTGCACTTGAGATACAAGTATGTTAGAAATAAAACGACTGTTGCTAGAAGTGTCATGGCTTCCATCAACCAGATACCAATAACAAGTTCTCTTTGACATTGCAGTGTAATGTTGATTACCAAAAAATTGGCTATCATTCCATTGGCTATCAGCATCATCATGTACATATGATTTAATCTCATGATAGAAATGTGTAAACAAGTTCAGTTCATGAAACTATAACAATTGTTACTGAGAAATTAGATCCAACTTTCTTAAAACATGTCAAGTAAATTCATTTCAGGGCATTAGAATAAAAGATTAATCATTAAAATTTGTACCAACTACCAGTAATACCAGCACCTTGCCATTTTTCAAAAAGAGTAGTcagaaatgtaagaaaattagATGAATTTCAAGTGCAAAGAATCCTCTGAATGATCCTTAAGTTCACAGAGCTCTTTCTTAACTAACCTGGTGCTTTCTCAGGGCAATCATACAGACTGCAGCTCTTCTAGATCTGGTGGAGGGACTGTTTCCCGACTGCCTGCTGTTTCTACAATTCTGCTTGCCTATCAGCCTTGCGTGCAATATTTCAAGTTTAATATTGATTTATTAAGATGTGTGATTATCGAGTTTGCAGCTCAATAAGGGTTAAAGCTCTACCAGCTTTCTGTATATTCTTctgaacaagtttggtttggtgTCCTGTTTGGTACACTTAGTGTTTTTGTAcactttgtttttttgtttgtttttgatcaTATCTAGTCCTCAGCTCAAGCTCATTTCTTCAGTACTCTTCATGTTACTTCTCAATAGACTGTCAACTTTGGTTCAATATCTTGTTTGGTAAACATACTTTGCTGGTGAGCACTGAttactttttattcatttttgttaaACTACGTGTAGTGTTAAATGAAAATGACAAGCTTTGCTCAAGGGATTCTGCATGTCGGTTAACATTGtttgaatggaaaaaaattccacCCAGCCTATCTCCCTGCAGTGTATAGGAAACAGCAAGTTACACTATACCTCAACACCGGTCTTACCAGCACACTGAACTGGAACCGACGAATCCTCACGCGAGAGGCCGACCTTGTCACTGCGCACGAACTCGGGCACAACTTCGGCAGCGAACACGACACGGATGATCCGGAATGCTCGCCAAACCCGGAACAGGGCGGGAAGTATATAATGTACCAAGTAGCCGTCAGCGGGGAGGAAAGGAACAATAAGGTAAACAAATTATGCTTACATTCTGGATCaatgttgaactgtaattttcagTGTGACATCGCAGAAGCAGTGGATTACTCATACCTTGGCAATGACTGAAGTTAGACAGTCAAAAATGTAAGTCAAATttaaattacagttcaactttgacccAGAGTGACTTCTACCAAGTGAACACAggttatcatatagccaggcgccgcagaccaatcagaaggccccgttccatgttggttatgacgctgAAATCATAGATTCTGACCAGCCCGGTGTGtattgctccttctgattggtcagaatttgaaTTGACACGTTATGTTGTTTTCGCTTCAAATTCTGACCATTGGCattcagaaggagcgataccaATTGACAAAATATGTTGTCGAttcaaattctgaccaatcagaaggagcgaccTTTTGACCTAGACAAATTACTAATCAATTTCTCTCCATTACCCTTTTAGCATCTAAAATAAAATATTGACCAAtgtttctcccccccccccccctcctcttCAGCTGTTCTCCAACTGTAGTAAGAGGTCAATTTACAAGGTGCTGTCAGCCAAGCACTCTCTTTGTTTTGTCGGTAAGTCATTTGATTTCCTTGTTTCAGGTACCTTtggagtgtgtgtgttttgtcagCAAACAAATCTAACTCAAGAAGCTAAGGATGGATCCTATATGTAGTAAGTGGATAGGGATCGATAATGGACCTCTAGCAGCTGTCTTCAGTACTGCAATTAAACTTTGTCATTCTTAATGCttttgtcaatgggaaaaattatgtaAGGGACCACAATGTGGTCACATTATGTAAGGGACCACATTGTGGTCACATTATGTAAGGGACCACATTGTGGTCACATTATGTAAGGGACCACAAAGTGGGCACATTGGTCAGGcccttatgtagagatggtcacttgaacatgtttgactgtatagtgacttggtagcatccctggtcaatcagaattatATGTGTtggaggatctgctccccagtgtaattATAAGGGTGTTTAGTGCGTTCAATTTTTTAATCCTTTTTAGAACAGGACGCCTGGCTAAAAGCTTGtcatctgtacatgtagaagtggtTATTAGCTTGTAGAAGTggtaacttgtacaggtttgactgtacgtttATTTGGTCTGTCATTTCTAGAGCCCCAGAAGTCCCTGTGTGGGAACTACCGTGTTGAGGAGGGGGAGGACTGTGACCCTGGTCACCTTGGGAACAAGAACACTGACCCCTGCTGTACCGGGGAGTGCAAGTTCAAGGGGAACGCTGTGTGTAGGTGAGTTGTGCTGTCATCTCAGTCTTAATGCAACATACCAAACAAACTGAATGTTATTAAACATTATTAGTATGAACTTGTGTGTGTAGAACATACagaccttaccttagaccttaggtctTCCCGTGCCGTAAAGCACACAAGGCAGCAAGCTTCCATCGGCCAACATACAGGGTTGTTGGAATATAGCTGGCTTGTTGGAACATAGGGCTGTCAGACTAGTAATTTTCTGCATTAAATTTCGTATGGTCAGATAACCAACCTTCAGCGTGATttaccagcttcgcaggcacgtggcatggcagcagctggttataacACACTGACTGACAAGCCAACCTAACCATTGCATTCTAGCTATAAGTGTTGTTTAAAGTGCCTTTATGAGGATACTCCTACGGTAGCAACAtgttccactctatgatagttgTTAGGAAAAATTGATTTTATAACACCTCAATCCTGGGATGGTACTGtaagtgtaaatgcatttaagttcgcggggatttaatttcgcggtagcaggtacacaatgtaaaaggactttttgcatCGGATTTAAGTtgggtaacaccatagactgcagtctaatacaataatagaaaaatgttcgtggtggttttaagttcgcggtgaagtggtcactgcgaaaaccgcgaacattaatccaccgcgaacatttctgcatttacagtaactccgGTACTTGAAGACATGAATATCTCCTGTTCTTTATTTGAggtggtattagatacttaatAGTAATTAGTTTGTGGACCagattttcaatcattttgtgTAGATCTGTATAAATCATGGTTGGTTTGTTTACAGTGACAACAACTCCCCCTGCTGTCTGAACTGCACCTTTGCTCCCAGCTCTCACGTCTGTCGGAAGCCCGCGCCCCCCGAGGATGACGCAACATGCAAACAGGCCGCCTACTGTACATATCCTTTTGAATTCTGATTCTGAGTCTTTTTTCTTAATGAGTtgtgctcagtgcaaggccattgaccacttctaggcactgaactgcTCTAACTGTAGCAGCAAGTCATCAGCTTTGGCAAttttgactgactgactcaataggcaaagcaggggttatgAATGTTGCTCAGGAATTCAAATTCCCTACCCAATTTAGTAATAGAAtggtttgattcactcacactgGAATGACCCCTACTTTTTTTGTTaagtgtggtggattctttGACGGTCTCGGCGTGTGACTCTCTCCAAACACAAGACCTGTAGTCTAGCAATAAACACAAGATTAAAACATAtttggtttgtttatttctttttacctccataaaaaattgaggtattgtttgGGGGTATTTgcatgtgtgtcagtgtgttttTGTCCcaagatatttgtggtcagcataacatacatgtatgaacatcTAATTGGattttgatgataatgatatttggtgtatgACATTAGGTCTttgaagatgaaggtcaaaTAATTGTTCCATTCTATTCATATTACTAACTTTGCAAGTGAGACCTTCCTTGGAAATCATTGGAATAGCTGAGGTGACTACCACAAAGATATAGGATTAACAACATGATTTGTTGATTGTCCTTAACACTGACCACTGGAACCAGTCCGGACTGTCCAGCTTCTGAACCCAGGAATAACGGCACCTGCATTGCGGAGTAAGTTTAGCTTAATtattatataatgatatttCTCTTCAAACAAGGAGTTTCTATTCAAACAAGCTCAGTGGTCAAAATTTTCCTCAAAGTCCCACCAATCATACATCTGTACAACCTATTTCTCTTTACGATTGCTAATGCAAAGAGAAAACATGTAACCATGTACACATTGTATAGTGTTGTAGTGTCTTTACCCCATGTAGTATTCGTATCCCAAgcagtgtccatacccccattAGTATCCATACTCCCTGTATTGTCGTTTCACCTTGTAGTTGTCCCAGAAGTAACAAGTAAATTGCTATTACCTTCATCAAGATTGTAATGTCCTCTTGTGAACAGGGAAACTCCATTCCCCATGCCCTGTACAGtttgtagctacatgtatagcttgATGCATGTTGAATGTATAATTGATGAATGTAAAGCTGAAACCTTCTCTTGTTGTTGCAGTGGCCAGTGTAGGAATGGAACCTGCATGCCTTTCTGTGAGAGCCGTGGGCTCCAATCCTGCCTGTGTCAGAATGGTCAGTAAAATAGCGACATGATTCATTCAGACCCTTGAATAGTGCCTATAGTGGCATATGGGGCAGCCAGTTTTCATGCTGTAACATTACAAAACCATTCTTTCTTGTGGGACCGGCCAAAAAAAatatggacctgaaaaaattagtggACCGTATTTTGGACCAAgtagaaaatgaccagattatATCAGCAGGAGTTTAAATGTTTTGGCACTTACCGGTTCAAGTgggaagtagagtagagtcattAATACATTTAGCTCCTGTACTCAACCAACAGGGGCTATTTGACATATTACCAGGGGCTATTTGACGTTTAACATACAaccttgtcttgactttgtcttttatTGTACCATCATAGATTTTTCCTCATCTGATAGACAAATCAATTCAGAGTTTTGGTTCAAAAGCGGGTAAATTCAGATGTTGGTCCAGTCACTAATAAAAAACAGCAAATGCTGTCCCAAATGTCTGTTTACAGTTGGTTGATGTAACCATCGTTTGATGTTAGAGCCTTGCTTTGTATTTTCCAGTGAGCGAGTCGTGCAACGTGTGCTGTATGAACATGTCCCACCCCCAGGGCATGTGTAAACCCTACCAGGAAACTCCCCAGGCTGAACTCAAGTGGCAGCAAGCCGGCAAACCCTGTATACAGGGCTACTGTAACATGGAGGTAGGAATATTACTCTCTCTGTACCAGCCCATGTTAACACAATCTTTTACtaggtaaagctaagggcacaacccgccgtacatgcaatttgtccgtaagtgttgtttttttaggccacgtccgccacatatttctgaaaactttcTGGCTGCACAGGGCAGgcacgtcgcccgtactggcatggggagggggggggggtgtggtCAAATCTGCAGCCCAATGGCACACAAACTTTTGCCTCCACTAAATTGctcttggtcccagccctcccgcggatCGGaccaccctccggccttcggacGATCTGACTTTAAAAATCCCGAGGCCCAGCCGTGCCCAAAGATAGCCTGGTAGCCACAGGGTGTCCCATgtagaagtgaaaaaaaagccTATTTATTACCCAGGCGCCCTttagtttttttatcaattgCAACTAAAGCATCAGGCAGTCTAATTGTTCAACAGTTGAACTGATACTCTAATACTAAATTTtaaattcaatgttttttttttctcttgtctGCAGGGTAAATGTGAGAAGCAAGCCCAGGACCTGGTCAATCGCTTCTGGGACATCATCCAATGGATTTCACCTGACAAAATTGGTATGGGCAGATTAGTGTAATCCTCTTTATGGCTCATTAGTTCATACTTATCTGATGATAACAAGGTCTTTTTGCCCTGAGCCTGGTTGTTTTGCCCTTAAAGGGTACACAAAGTAGACTTTAATGGATACAAATTATGTAGTATACATGTTGCACTGATTTTAACCTATTCCAGTCAAGAAAACTGTTGTAATAGTTAGCTATAATAGAGTTGGATAACTGGCTAGAAAATATATCTTCAATGTGCATGACTGTGGTTTTAATAATATCTAgtacacatttgtacatcatacagcTGAGACGATGGCAGCCAACATTGTTGGGACAGTGTTGATTCTCTCTCTGATGTTCTGGGTGCCGTGTGGCTGTCTGGTGCATGTGGTGGTAAGGACTCAataatatatttatttatttagtacACGTTTATGCACAGCCAAGACGATGGCAGCCAACATTGTCATGACAGTTGTTTCTTTCTCTGATGTTCTGGATGCCATGTTGTTGTCTGGAGTGCATGTGGTGGTGAAGAAACAATTGTCAATTCATTTATCTTCATGTAAGAAGGGGGCAGAAGGTTTACGTGGTATTTTTGTAATGCTTTGCCAAACTCATTGAGTAGTACGGTAGTTAAGATTTGAAATGTATATCCACAGTCTTACATGTGTTTATTTTCATTGCCAGAATCGTATATGTTTAGATACCCATaaaactctccaagcagaagttaggctccagctgttttgtaacatttttaagtcattttatctggctttctattttgtattttatcttgtcaaAATGCTGGCCCTCATTCAAGAAacttgacaaaatagaaagccccatgtaaaaacgacaaaaaaaggttaaaaaaacagcctctgcttaacctctgcttggagaataacccATAAGTCCATGTTCTTTATTCATTTGGTGGTGAGCCAATCTTCTTTTCCTTTCATGTGTTTGTTAAACTTTCTGTTTGTTCTTTTCTCTTATTTGTtcacagaaagacaaaaatagACATGGTTTCCAAGGTCTCCTCCTTCAGTTCAATATCTTCATTTTGTAATAACACTAACTTGTGTGATGTTTTTGATTAATAGCATGAATGCAACGTCATCATTTGCTCAATGTTATGTTGTAGAAAGTTAAGTCAGTTTTCCTCATTTTAATTTCCAGCTCACACTCTTTTACCATAGTACATGAAATTGTACATTTCATTACCCAGTTTGTTGTCTGTTGCCTGTCACTTAGTTACACTTTTATTACTCCTTAAAAGGATGTTAACCTCCTGAGGAGTTGTGTGGGTTACTGATGTTTGCAGCTGTATCCCTGTGTTCCCTTTGTTGATTCGCTTGTACTTTGGCAAGTCATCTGCTCAcagttgcgcgatgatgcaTGATCCATTTCATATTTGCACCCTCTTTGATACATTTTCGCCAATCCAAAGCTTTCATTTGTGTGGATTTCATGTTTTCCttattcctttttttccagGACAAGAGGAGGCTGAAGAAGCGGCAGCTTGAAGAGGAAGCATCCAAGGTTTGTTTAATAGATATATttttattgcacagcaattgtacaaggtacaaagtttgGCATCTACTGGTACATAAGACTAGACTAAGTGTACATAATGTTCCATAAGGCTTGTCTACCTAAGACAAGAGTGTGTAGTATAAGATGATAATTGATTAGCATTCAACATGCATCTTCTATTGATCATACTGTAGGTGCAGCGCAATTCAGTCTCGCAAATGATCAATGCCCTTTGAGACGGTCAATACCACATTGCTGACTCAGGTTAATGCATATCCAAGAGTATCATAGGGTGGGGGGCAAAACATGCAAAAAGCAGACAACTAAAATGGTGTTAGgtgttaggtgtgacgggtcgttcggtgtaatataaccagctgctgccgtgccgcgtgcctacggagctggtgtgttacgccaaacgggttataccggctatgtagatacagatacagataaaatGCATGGAGATTCTAGCGTCACTAATTGTGGTCATTTCTGTCTTTTTGACATGATTGTTTATGTTTGTcatgtttttctcttttctgGACCTGCATGGATGTGCATGATCTGCCAGAGAGCGTTTGTTTGGTTCTGAGGTTTGAGATTGTTTTGTCATATTTgtttaatctccaggcagatttttAATACCGATGGCATAAGAGCATAATAAGTGCATAAAGAAATAAGTTGGGCAAAAATGCCTTCAGTATAAAATCTAAATGGGACGGTTATACAGTTATACAATATCTGAACTAACAGAATATTGGCATGGTCTTTATTTCCCTGGTGAGGCCCATTGAGTTAAGCC
The sequence above is drawn from the Branchiostoma floridae strain S238N-H82 chromosome 17, Bfl_VNyyK, whole genome shotgun sequence genome and encodes:
- the LOC118404014 gene encoding ADAM 17-like protease isoform X1, producing MLYIFVCRKNTMIFAFILPLFVIIQLTDCVHQSGGGLAHVLRQYDTLKTTDLRHHFLSRHKRSPGDHPPPYPRQMEFDTLGKHFHLYLEPRTGLLSPKFKAYGVDSRGNVKYEQVDKNSFFTGQVLGEPGSTVEAHLEEDGVLSARVTVGEDIYFIEPSWRHLPTGENVTMISYRARDVKFNFTGAGAKTSPGVGFCAEFDDDQLPLPKGHRRHSTNDRPRRQTGSQPPQYESPTPPPPDMDCDIRGPAKNTCPMQLVADYRFFTEMGQKSLRQTINYLINLIEGVDRIFRCTQWGKDMGGFGFEIKEIKVHEEPTPPGGAELYNMDMQGVTWQVRDLLANFSLHDYSEFCLAHLFTYQDFDLGVLGLGWVGTDRKAGIGGICTDELRCTDDRSEWEVCRNAYAYLPAVYRKQQVTLYLNTGLTSTLNWNRRILTREADLVTAHELGHNFGSEHDTDDPECSPNPEQGGKYIMYQVAVSGEERNNKLFSNCSKRSIYKVLSAKHSLCFVEPQKSLCGNYRVEEGEDCDPGHLGNKNTDPCCTGECKFKGNAVCSDNNSPCCLNCTFAPSSHVCRKPAPPEDDATCKQAAYCTGTSPDCPASEPRNNGTCIADGQCRNGTCMPFCESRGLQSCLCQNVSESCNVCCMNMSHPQGMCKPYQETPQAELKWQQAGKPCIQGYCNMEGKCEKQAQDLVNRFWDIIQWISPDKIAETMAANIVGTVLILSLMFWVPCGCLVHVVDKRRLKKRQLEEEASKNTLVRDEDKHRIKPGSVQWLPSRGSRLPTLGPMKSDASSPPLRPRPKLRHRHDATSDDAQPPSPTSSTDTVPIDDLLAQYTDRVTELAAASDDRLDDCLGTTKADVEAAPPVERETVI
- the LOC118404014 gene encoding ADAM 17-like protease isoform X3, whose translation is MLYIFVCRKNTMIFAFILPLFVIIQLTDCVHQSGGGLAHVLRQYDTLKTTDLRHHFLSRHKRSPGDHPPPYPRQMEFDTLGKHFHLYLEPRTGLLSPKFKAYGVDSRGNVKYEQVDKNSFFTGQVLGEPGSTVEAHLEEDGVLSARVTVGEDIYFIEPSWRHLPTGENVTMISYRARDVKFNFTGAGAKTSPGVGFCAEFDDDQLPLPKGHRRHSTNDRPRRQTGSQPPQYESPTPPPPDMDCDIRGPAKNTCPMQLVADYRFFTEMGQKSLRQTINYLINLIEGVDRIFRCTQWGKDMGGFGFEIKEIKVHEEPTPPGGAELYNMDMQGVTWQVRDLLANFSLHDYSEFCLAHLFTYQDFDLGVLGLGWVGTDRKAGIGGICTDAYLPAVYRKQQVTLYLNTGLTSTLNWNRRILTREADLVTAHELGHNFGSEHDTDDPECSPNPEQGGKYIMYQVAVSGEERNNKLFSNCSKRSIYKVLSAKHSLCFVEPQKSLCGNYRVEEGEDCDPGHLGNKNTDPCCTGECKFKGNAVCSDNNSPCCLNCTFAPSSHVCRKPAPPEDDATCKQAAYCTGTSPDCPASEPRNNGTCIADGQCRNGTCMPFCESRGLQSCLCQNVSESCNVCCMNMSHPQGMCKPYQETPQAELKWQQAGKPCIQGYCNMEGKCEKQAQDLVNRFWDIIQWISPDKIAETMAANIVGTVLILSLMFWVPCGCLVHVVDKRRLKKRQLEEEASKNTLVRDEDKHRIKPGSVQWLPSRGSRLPTLGPMKSDASSPPLRPRPKLRHRHDATSDDAQPPSPTSSTDTVPIDDLLAQYTDRVTELAAASDDRLDDCLGTTKADVEAAPPVERETVI